A portion of the Acidobacteriota bacterium genome contains these proteins:
- a CDS encoding SDR family oxidoreductase produces MILITGATGNTGMEVVRQVTARGGRVRALVRSPEKAVTVTGGGGIETAAGDLDNPESLARALAGVEKVFLLSTADPRQVELQGNLVVAAKKAGVKHIVKMSALGAAMNSPVSFGRWHAQTENQIEKSGMAFTHLRPHFFMQNTLMFAASVAKDGTIYAPMGDGKISLVDTRDIAAVAAVVLTSPGHEGKAYDVTGSEALSFSDLAAKIGAATGRSVKYVDVPPAAARQAMLALGMKDWMADAMLALYAIFAAGHAAAIADSVPRITGRPARSYDQFAKDFAHVFKGA; encoded by the coding sequence ATGATCCTGATCACCGGCGCCACCGGCAACACGGGAATGGAAGTCGTCCGGCAGGTGACCGCCCGGGGCGGGCGCGTGCGGGCGCTCGTGAGGAGCCCCGAGAAGGCCGTGACGGTCACCGGAGGCGGGGGCATCGAGACGGCCGCCGGGGACCTCGATAATCCGGAGTCGCTCGCCAGGGCGCTCGCGGGCGTCGAGAAGGTCTTCCTCCTCTCGACCGCCGATCCGCGCCAGGTCGAGCTGCAGGGGAACCTCGTCGTCGCCGCGAAGAAGGCGGGGGTGAAGCACATCGTGAAGATGTCGGCCCTCGGCGCCGCGATGAACTCCCCGGTCTCGTTCGGGCGGTGGCACGCCCAGACCGAGAACCAGATCGAGAAGTCCGGGATGGCGTTCACGCACCTGAGGCCGCATTTCTTCATGCAGAACACGCTGATGTTCGCGGCCTCCGTCGCGAAGGACGGGACGATCTACGCCCCGATGGGCGACGGGAAGATCAGCCTGGTCGACACGCGCGACATCGCCGCCGTCGCGGCCGTCGTCCTCACGTCTCCGGGGCACGAGGGGAAGGCGTACGACGTCACGGGCTCGGAGGCGCTCTCGTTCTCGGATCTCGCCGCGAAGATCGGCGCCGCCACGGGCCGCAGCGTCAAGTACGTGGACGTCCCCCCCGCCGCCGCGCGGCAGGCGATGCTCGCCTTGGGGATGAAGGACTGGATGGCCGACGCCATGCTCGCCCTCTACGCGATCTTCGCCGCCGGTCACGCCGCGGCGATCGCCGACAGCGTCCCCCGGATCACCGGACGGCCCGCCCGCTCGTACGACCAGTTCGCGAAGGACTTCGCCCATGTCTTCAAGGGGGCGTGA
- a CDS encoding DUF1579 family protein has product MKKQRLLLIALVLVAGAGAGAPAVARDEPPLDGRGRIVKDDLLDHLAGKWDLTRKIRGKSARNSVDAEWVLGHQFLEIHMTDAATPPEYEAKIFIGYDNASERYVAHWIDVFGGRFSETLGFGRRDGNSIRFVFEYPDGPFHNTFRWDPAANGWTCLLEQKDGAGRWTVFAEDTLRRPEK; this is encoded by the coding sequence ATGAAGAAACAGCGGCTTCTCCTGATCGCCCTCGTCCTCGTCGCCGGTGCCGGTGCCGGCGCGCCCGCCGTCGCCCGCGACGAGCCCCCTCTCGACGGCAGGGGGCGGATCGTGAAGGACGATCTCCTCGACCATCTCGCGGGGAAGTGGGACCTGACCCGGAAGATCCGCGGGAAGTCGGCCCGGAACTCCGTCGATGCCGAGTGGGTGCTGGGCCACCAGTTCCTCGAGATCCACATGACGGACGCCGCGACGCCTCCCGAGTACGAGGCGAAGATCTTCATCGGATACGACAACGCGAGCGAGCGCTACGTCGCCCACTGGATCGACGTCTTCGGCGGCAGGTTCAGCGAGACGCTCGGCTTCGGGCGGCGCGACGGGAACTCGATCCGGTTCGTCTTCGAGTACCCCGACGGCCCATTCCACAACACCTTCCGTTGGGACCCGGCCGCGAACGGGTGGACGTGCCTCCTGGAGCAGAAGGACGGCGCGGGCCGATGGACCGTCTTCGCCGAGGACACGCTGCGGCGTCCGGAAAAGTAA
- a CDS encoding M13 family metallopeptidase, with protein sequence MRPRHGRTPLALAVAAALLCGATALRADTETQPGSGKTPGFDPQAIDRKTDPCTDFYQYACGGWIAANPPRADEPRWGRFNELQERNEYLLREILEKDSVGEQADRTSVDRMVGDYYSACMDEKTIEARGTAPLKDEMARIAAVGSKESLAAEVAHLHGIGVNVFFRFRSQQDFKDATSQIAAVDQGGLGLFDRDQYLKDDPKSVEIRKAYVAHVQKMFQLLGDKPEAAAAGAKTVMDLETALAKASLERVKRRDPQNIYHKMSKSEMTALLPSFAWSRYFEGVPAPAVDSLNVAVPDFLKGLEAVLAATDMESFKTYLRWHLVTSSAALLPAAFVDENFEFFGKALTGAKEQRPRWKRCVEATDGDLGEALGQRYVEQNFGTQGKERMKAMVAGLEKALETDITTLPWMTDVTKKQALNKLHAIANKIGYPDKWLDYSSIKVTRDDALGNGVRANLFENRRQLTKIGQPIDRKEWQMSPPTVNAYYNPLMNDINFPAGILQPPFFDNKIDDAVNYGAIGAVIGHELTHGFDDQGRKFAANGDLADWWTDADAKEFESRASCVSDEYGSFTAVDDVKLNGKLTLGENTADNGGLRIAYMALMDTIAGKSPAPVDGFSPAQRFFLGWGQVWCQNSTDEMSRLLAQVDPHSPGTYRVNGVVANMPEFQKAFQCKSGSTMVKTDPCRVW encoded by the coding sequence ATGCGCCCACGTCATGGAAGAACCCCCCTCGCGCTCGCCGTCGCCGCCGCGCTCCTGTGCGGCGCGACCGCGCTGCGCGCCGACACGGAGACGCAGCCCGGCAGCGGCAAGACGCCGGGCTTCGACCCGCAGGCGATCGACAGGAAGACCGACCCCTGCACCGATTTCTACCAGTACGCGTGCGGGGGCTGGATCGCCGCGAACCCTCCGCGCGCCGACGAGCCGAGATGGGGACGGTTCAACGAGCTGCAGGAGCGGAACGAGTATCTCCTCCGGGAGATCCTCGAGAAGGACTCCGTCGGAGAGCAGGCCGACCGGACCTCCGTCGATCGGATGGTCGGTGACTACTACAGCGCGTGCATGGACGAGAAGACGATCGAGGCGAGGGGAACCGCCCCGCTCAAGGACGAGATGGCGCGCATCGCCGCCGTCGGCTCGAAGGAATCGCTCGCGGCCGAGGTCGCGCACCTCCACGGCATCGGGGTCAACGTCTTCTTCCGGTTCCGCTCGCAGCAGGACTTCAAGGACGCCACCTCCCAGATCGCCGCGGTCGACCAGGGGGGGCTCGGCCTCTTCGATCGCGACCAGTACCTGAAGGACGACCCCAAGTCGGTCGAGATCCGGAAGGCCTACGTGGCCCACGTCCAGAAGATGTTCCAGCTCCTCGGCGACAAGCCCGAGGCGGCGGCCGCCGGCGCGAAGACCGTCATGGACCTCGAGACGGCGCTCGCGAAGGCGTCCCTCGAGCGCGTGAAGCGCCGCGATCCCCAAAACATCTACCACAAGATGTCGAAGAGCGAGATGACGGCGCTCCTGCCGAGCTTCGCGTGGAGCCGTTACTTCGAGGGGGTTCCAGCCCCGGCCGTCGACAGCCTCAACGTCGCGGTCCCCGACTTCCTCAAGGGACTCGAGGCGGTCCTCGCCGCGACCGACATGGAGAGCTTCAAGACGTACCTGCGCTGGCATCTCGTCACGTCGTCCGCGGCGCTCCTCCCGGCGGCCTTCGTCGACGAGAACTTCGAGTTCTTCGGGAAGGCGCTCACGGGAGCGAAGGAGCAGCGCCCCCGCTGGAAGCGCTGCGTCGAGGCGACCGACGGGGATCTGGGCGAGGCGCTCGGGCAGCGCTACGTCGAGCAGAACTTCGGCACGCAGGGGAAGGAGCGGATGAAGGCGATGGTGGCGGGGCTCGAGAAGGCGCTCGAGACCGACATCACCACCCTCCCCTGGATGACCGACGTCACCAAGAAGCAGGCCCTCAACAAGCTCCACGCGATCGCCAACAAGATCGGCTACCCCGACAAGTGGCTCGACTACAGCTCGATCAAGGTCACGCGCGACGACGCCCTCGGGAACGGCGTCCGCGCCAACCTGTTCGAGAACAGGCGGCAGCTCACGAAGATCGGCCAGCCCATCGATCGCAAGGAGTGGCAGATGAGCCCGCCGACCGTCAACGCCTATTACAACCCGCTGATGAACGACATCAACTTCCCGGCGGGGATCCTCCAGCCGCCGTTCTTCGACAACAAGATCGACGACGCGGTGAACTACGGCGCCATCGGCGCGGTCATCGGGCACGAGCTCACGCACGGGTTCGACGATCAGGGGCGGAAGTTCGCGGCCAACGGCGACCTGGCCGACTGGTGGACCGACGCCGACGCGAAGGAGTTCGAGTCGCGCGCCTCGTGCGTCTCCGACGAGTACGGGAGCTTCACGGCCGTCGACGACGTCAAGCTCAACGGGAAGCTGACCCTTGGCGAGAACACCGCCGACAACGGCGGCCTCAGGATCGCCTACATGGCGCTGATGGACACGATCGCCGGGAAGAGCCCGGCGCCGGTCGACGGCTTCTCCCCCGCGCAACGGTTCTTCCTCGGCTGGGGCCAGGTGTGGTGCCAGAACAGCACCGACGAGATGTCGCGCCTCCTCGCACAGGTCGATCCGCACTCGCCGGGGACGTACCGGGTGAACGGCGTCGTGGCCAACATGCCGGAGTTCCAGAAGGCGTTCCAGTGCAAGTCCGGCTCGACGATGGTCAAGACGGATCCCTGCCGCGTCTGGTGA
- a CDS encoding sigma-54-dependent Fis family transcriptional regulator, whose product MVERKKTRGRILVVEDEAYVRESLGEILVSRGYDTTLAASLDAALDALARAPIDAVLTDLRMPGGDGLELTKRASALFPEIPILIFTGFGTIASAVECVRAGASDYILKPADPDALDAALKRSLTTRTLRREVAYLRSATGSATPPQPIGASRAWLDVIKKIRAAAASDATILILGESGTGKEVLARLAHALSPRAAAPYVRVNCAAVPMEMWESEFFGHRKGSYTGATADREGRFRLADRGTLFMDEIGTMPLAAQAKILRVLQDGEFDRLGDEQPTRVDVRVIAATNSDIDAEVAAGRFRQDLFYRINVVRIEVPTLRNRPEDIALLAAKFAGDIASRLGRPVPMLTKEILEDLAAYSWPGNVRELRNVIERAIILSPGDSLASLDLPPVERMGVRAADVADLTGAAELNLRAVLAVREKEVVVEALKRSAGVRKEASRLLGIDQRNLGYYLKKHGIDPDRPDL is encoded by the coding sequence TTGGTTGAACGGAAGAAGACGCGCGGCAGGATCCTCGTCGTCGAGGACGAAGCGTACGTCCGGGAATCGCTCGGCGAGATCCTCGTCTCGCGCGGATACGACACCACGCTCGCCGCCTCGCTCGACGCGGCGCTCGACGCACTGGCCCGCGCCCCGATCGACGCGGTGCTGACGGATCTGAGAATGCCCGGGGGGGACGGCCTCGAGCTCACGAAGCGCGCCTCGGCGCTCTTCCCCGAGATCCCGATCCTCATCTTCACCGGCTTCGGGACGATCGCGTCGGCGGTGGAGTGCGTGAGGGCGGGGGCGAGCGATTACATCCTGAAGCCCGCCGACCCCGACGCCCTCGACGCGGCGCTGAAGCGAAGCCTCACGACGCGCACGCTGCGCCGCGAGGTGGCCTACCTGCGATCGGCCACGGGCTCCGCGACACCCCCCCAGCCGATCGGCGCGAGCCGGGCGTGGCTCGACGTCATCAAGAAGATCCGCGCGGCCGCGGCGAGCGACGCCACGATCCTCATCCTCGGCGAGTCCGGGACCGGCAAGGAAGTTCTCGCCCGCCTCGCGCACGCACTCAGCCCCAGAGCCGCGGCGCCTTACGTGCGCGTGAATTGCGCTGCGGTGCCGATGGAGATGTGGGAGAGCGAGTTCTTCGGCCACCGCAAGGGTTCGTACACCGGCGCGACGGCGGATCGCGAGGGACGATTCCGTCTCGCGGACCGCGGCACGCTCTTCATGGACGAGATCGGGACGATGCCCCTCGCGGCGCAGGCGAAGATCCTGAGGGTCCTCCAGGACGGCGAGTTCGACCGGCTCGGCGACGAGCAGCCCACGCGCGTCGACGTGCGCGTCATCGCGGCGACGAATAGCGACATCGACGCCGAGGTGGCCGCGGGCCGATTCCGGCAGGATCTGTTCTACCGGATCAACGTCGTCCGGATCGAGGTCCCGACGCTGCGGAACCGCCCCGAGGACATCGCGCTGCTCGCCGCCAAGTTCGCGGGGGACATCGCGAGCCGCCTCGGCCGGCCGGTGCCCATGCTCACAAAGGAGATCCTCGAAGATCTCGCGGCGTACTCCTGGCCGGGGAACGTGCGCGAGCTCCGGAACGTCATCGAGCGCGCGATCATCCTCAGCCCCGGGGACTCGCTCGCGTCGCTCGATCTCCCCCCGGTCGAGAGAATGGGGGTGCGCGCCGCCGACGTCGCCGATCTCACCGGAGCCGCCGAGCTGAATCTCCGCGCGGTGCTGGCGGTGCGGGAGAAGGAGGTCGTCGTCGAGGCGCTGAAACGATCGGCGGGCGTGCGGAAGGAGGCCTCCCGCCTCCTCGGCATCGACCAGCGCAACCTCGGCTACTACCTCAAGAAGCACGGGATCGATCCCGATCGCCCCGACCTGTAG
- a CDS encoding Rieske 2Fe-2S domain-containing protein has translation MSAAPGGPGRPAGCAAAGRCARIPLPTGRLQERTLARFHKVIRAADLPPGTGTVVHVGESAIALFNVAGRFHAIDNTCPHQGGPLGEGFLDGCHVTCPWHFWQFDVTRGHAPEFPEMTIDRYVVKVDGGDVFVSDTPLTRKVREG, from the coding sequence ATGTCTGCCGCGCCGGGGGGCCCGGGCCGGCCGGCGGGGTGCGCCGCGGCGGGTCGCTGTGCTAGGATTCCGCTCCCGACCGGACGACTTCAGGAGCGCACGTTGGCCCGATTCCACAAGGTGATCCGCGCCGCGGATCTCCCCCCTGGCACGGGCACGGTCGTGCACGTGGGGGAGTCGGCGATCGCCCTCTTCAACGTCGCGGGGCGGTTCCACGCCATCGACAACACCTGCCCTCACCAGGGCGGGCCTCTGGGCGAGGGGTTCCTGGACGGCTGCCACGTCACGTGCCCGTGGCATTTCTGGCAGTTCGACGTGACGCGCGGCCACGCTCCGGAGTTTCCCGAGATGACGATCGATCGCTACGTGGTCAAGGTGGACGGCGGGGACGTCTTCGTCTCCGACACGCCGCTGACGCGGAAGGTGAGGGAAGGATGA
- a CDS encoding SRPBCC family protein has translation MKWTLVLAVALAILVALVVVTGLALPKRHRAAASARYLRPPAEVFAVVTDFGAGASWRADLKSVERGPDQNGHPVWIEVGRNGRIPIEVVEVAPATKVVTRIADPSLPFSGTWTFELREADGGTALTITEDGEIRNVVFRSLARFVFGYHATMEGYLRALGRRFGEETSPARA, from the coding sequence ATGAAGTGGACTCTCGTTCTCGCCGTCGCGCTTGCGATCCTCGTCGCCCTCGTGGTCGTGACGGGGCTCGCCCTCCCGAAGCGGCACCGCGCCGCGGCTTCCGCGCGCTACCTCAGGCCGCCCGCCGAGGTCTTCGCGGTCGTCACCGACTTCGGCGCCGGCGCGTCGTGGCGCGCCGATCTGAAGTCCGTCGAGCGCGGCCCCGATCAGAACGGGCACCCGGTCTGGATCGAGGTGGGCCGCAACGGCCGCATCCCGATCGAGGTCGTCGAGGTGGCGCCGGCGACGAAGGTCGTGACACGCATCGCCGACCCGTCCCTCCCCTTCAGCGGCACGTGGACCTTCGAGCTCCGCGAGGCGGACGGGGGGACGGCCCTGACGATCACCGAGGACGGGGAGATCCGGAACGTCGTCTTCCGATCCCTGGCGCGATTCGTCTTCGGCTACCACGCGACGATGGAGGGGTACCTCAGGGCCCTCGGCAGGCGGTTCGGCGAGGAGACGTCCCCCGCGCGCGCGTGA
- a CDS encoding penicillin acylase family protein, whose product MSSRGREGRRWPKKLLVAAGVLVVLALVLAGGGLLWLRARLKNSLPHLEGDASIAGLAAPARVDFDALGVPSIHAGSRLDAAVALGYVHAQERFFQMDLLRRRSAGELAELLGPDLLPVDRRSRLHRFRDVAHRATDNLPAGDRAALESYAKGVNAGLAAMGAAPFEYMLLSSPPAPWQAEDSLLVLLSMYMELNDQEGEHEAALGLLKDVLPGPLDAFLAPSGTEWDAPVEGAPVAPVPVPGPEILDLRTAKAASARPPAGGLDAEAFELRRVEGSNNFAVSGRFTANGGALLANDMHLGLTVPNTWYRAAIAWPDAAGGPDHRAIGVTLPGAPMIVAGSNTHVAWGYTNSYGDWTDLVVIETDPKDPNVYRAPDGPRRIETHEEVLHVRGAADEKLTVRTTIWGPILGADHRGRPRAIRWIAHELHGINVGLMGMETAATIEEAFDVANRSGVPPQNCVIADDRGRIGWTIMGAIPRRVGFDGTVPESWADGTRRWDGWLDPSEYPRILDPEGGRIWTANARVVDGEKLRRLGDGGYDLGARAGQIRDDLRGLAKATPADLLRVQLDDRAVLLGRWRDLLLASLTPATVAADPRKQVMRSAVESWGARASVDSTGYRMVRAFRQLLSRQVMGALTARCRKADPAFSPGSITQAEGPVWALLTARPAHLLDPKFRTWDEQILAAVDETLGFFKEGDLLSHTWGERNVLRMTHPVVGGLPVIGGWFAMPADPLPGDVDMPRVQGPDFGASERFVVSPGREEEGIFHMPGGQSANPLSPHFGDGHAAWARGEPTPFLPGSAVSTLTLKPAV is encoded by the coding sequence ATGTCTTCAAGGGGGCGTGAGGGGCGGCGCTGGCCGAAGAAGCTCCTCGTCGCCGCCGGCGTCCTCGTCGTTCTCGCGCTCGTCCTCGCAGGGGGCGGTCTGCTCTGGCTGCGCGCCCGGCTCAAGAATTCCCTCCCGCATCTCGAGGGAGACGCGTCGATCGCCGGGCTCGCCGCCCCGGCCCGCGTCGATTTCGACGCCCTCGGCGTGCCGTCGATCCACGCGGGGAGCCGGCTCGACGCCGCGGTCGCCCTCGGTTACGTCCACGCGCAGGAGCGCTTCTTCCAGATGGATCTGCTCCGCCGGCGATCCGCCGGCGAGCTGGCGGAGCTTCTCGGCCCCGACCTGCTCCCCGTCGATCGGCGGAGCCGCCTTCACCGCTTCCGCGACGTCGCGCACCGCGCCACCGACAATCTTCCCGCGGGCGACCGGGCGGCGCTCGAATCCTACGCGAAGGGGGTGAACGCGGGGCTCGCGGCGATGGGAGCCGCCCCGTTCGAGTACATGCTGCTCTCGAGCCCCCCGGCGCCCTGGCAGGCAGAGGACTCGCTGCTCGTCCTGCTGTCGATGTACATGGAGCTCAACGACCAGGAGGGAGAGCACGAGGCGGCGCTCGGCCTCCTCAAGGACGTCCTCCCCGGGCCGCTCGACGCCTTCCTCGCCCCGTCCGGGACCGAGTGGGACGCGCCGGTGGAGGGGGCGCCGGTCGCACCAGTGCCTGTGCCGGGCCCGGAGATCCTCGACCTCCGCACGGCGAAAGCGGCCTCCGCCCGGCCGCCCGCCGGAGGGCTCGACGCCGAGGCCTTCGAGCTCCGGAGGGTCGAGGGAAGCAACAACTTCGCCGTCTCGGGGCGCTTCACGGCGAACGGCGGCGCGCTCCTCGCGAACGACATGCACCTCGGCCTCACGGTCCCGAACACCTGGTACCGCGCCGCGATCGCGTGGCCCGACGCGGCGGGGGGGCCGGATCACCGGGCGATCGGCGTGACGCTGCCCGGGGCGCCGATGATCGTCGCCGGGAGCAACACGCACGTCGCGTGGGGATACACGAACTCGTATGGCGACTGGACCGATCTCGTCGTGATCGAGACCGACCCGAAGGATCCAAACGTCTATCGCGCGCCGGACGGTCCCCGGAGGATCGAGACGCACGAGGAAGTCCTGCACGTGCGCGGCGCCGCGGACGAGAAGCTCACCGTGAGGACGACGATCTGGGGGCCCATCCTCGGCGCCGATCACCGCGGCCGGCCGCGCGCCATCCGCTGGATCGCCCACGAGCTCCACGGGATCAACGTCGGCCTGATGGGGATGGAGACGGCCGCGACGATCGAGGAGGCCTTCGACGTCGCCAACCGTTCGGGCGTTCCGCCGCAGAACTGCGTCATCGCCGACGACCGGGGCCGGATCGGCTGGACGATCATGGGGGCGATCCCCCGGCGCGTCGGCTTCGACGGGACGGTCCCCGAATCGTGGGCCGACGGGACCCGGCGGTGGGATGGATGGCTCGATCCCTCGGAGTACCCCCGGATCCTGGACCCCGAGGGGGGACGGATCTGGACCGCGAACGCCCGCGTCGTCGACGGGGAGAAGCTCCGGCGTCTCGGGGACGGCGGCTACGATCTCGGCGCGCGCGCGGGACAGATCCGCGACGACCTTCGAGGGCTGGCGAAGGCGACCCCCGCCGATCTCCTCCGCGTCCAGCTTGACGACCGCGCCGTTCTCCTCGGACGGTGGCGCGACCTCCTCCTCGCCTCCCTGACCCCCGCCACCGTCGCCGCCGACCCGCGCAAGCAGGTGATGAGGTCCGCGGTCGAGTCGTGGGGAGCCCGCGCCTCGGTCGATTCCACGGGCTACCGCATGGTCCGCGCCTTCCGGCAGCTCCTCTCCCGCCAGGTCATGGGAGCGCTCACCGCCCGGTGCCGCAAGGCCGACCCGGCGTTCAGCCCGGGGAGCATCACACAGGCCGAGGGGCCCGTCTGGGCGCTTCTCACCGCGCGGCCGGCGCACCTGCTCGACCCGAAGTTCAGGACGTGGGACGAGCAGATCCTGGCGGCGGTCGACGAGACGCTGGGCTTCTTCAAGGAGGGGGATCTCCTCAGCCACACGTGGGGTGAGCGCAACGTCCTCCGGATGACGCACCCCGTCGTCGGCGGCCTCCCGGTGATCGGCGGCTGGTTCGCGATGCCGGCCGATCCGTTGCCCGGCGACGTGGACATGCCGCGCGTCCAGGGGCCGGACTTCGGCGCCTCCGAGCGCTTCGTCGTCTCGCCGGGCCGCGAGGAGGAGGGGATCTTCCACATGCCGGGAGGTCAGTCCGCGAACCCGCTCTCCCCGCACTTCGGCGACGGGCACGCGGCCTGGGCCCGGGGCGAGCCGACCCCGTTCCTCCCGGGGTCCGCCGTCTCCACCCTGACGCTCAAACCCGCCGTCTAA
- a CDS encoding DUF1611 domain-containing protein, producing MDGDALILCEGHFGSTDGKTAHGLVRFTKRYRVRAVIDSTLAGRDAGEALDGLARGIPIVASLEEGLGLPGPPITHVVVGVATVGGVLPGSMRPALVAALGRGLHVDSGLHQLLGDDAELAAIARTSGSRIRDVRRPPPRAELHFYSGAIAEVKSVKLAILGTDCAVGKRTTSWLLVHQLERLGLRAEMIGTGQTAWMQGVRHGLVLDSTVNDFVTGEIEHAVVGAWRESKPHVVVVEGQGTLIHPAYPGGFEILGAARPDGVILQHAPGRPGLEGFPEIPLAAPGRHIDVIRLVSGTPVVAITLSREGLDAAALARAAADLSRECALPVLDPLADGGAKLAALVVDRYGLRA from the coding sequence GTGGACGGCGACGCGCTCATCCTCTGCGAGGGGCACTTCGGGAGCACCGACGGCAAGACCGCCCACGGGCTGGTCCGCTTCACGAAGCGCTACCGCGTCCGGGCCGTCATCGACTCGACGCTCGCCGGCCGCGACGCGGGTGAGGCGCTCGACGGTCTCGCCCGGGGGATCCCGATTGTCGCCTCCCTCGAGGAAGGGCTGGGCCTGCCGGGGCCGCCCATCACGCACGTGGTCGTCGGCGTGGCGACCGTCGGCGGCGTCCTCCCGGGCTCGATGCGCCCGGCCCTGGTCGCCGCACTCGGGCGCGGGCTCCACGTCGACTCGGGGCTCCATCAGCTCCTGGGCGACGACGCCGAGCTCGCCGCGATCGCGCGCACCTCGGGGAGCCGCATCCGGGATGTCCGCCGCCCTCCGCCGCGCGCGGAGCTTCACTTCTACTCGGGCGCGATCGCCGAGGTGAAGAGCGTGAAGCTCGCGATTCTCGGGACCGACTGCGCCGTCGGCAAGCGCACCACCTCGTGGCTCCTGGTCCACCAGCTCGAGCGGCTCGGCCTCCGGGCCGAGATGATCGGCACCGGCCAGACGGCCTGGATGCAGGGAGTGCGGCACGGCCTCGTCCTCGACTCCACCGTGAACGATTTCGTCACCGGGGAGATCGAGCACGCCGTCGTCGGCGCCTGGCGCGAGTCGAAGCCGCACGTCGTCGTCGTGGAGGGGCAGGGAACGCTGATCCACCCCGCGTATCCGGGAGGCTTCGAGATCCTCGGCGCCGCCCGCCCCGACGGCGTCATCCTCCAGCACGCGCCGGGGCGGCCCGGGCTCGAGGGGTTTCCGGAGATCCCGCTCGCCGCGCCGGGAAGGCACATCGACGTCATCCGCCTCGTCTCGGGAACGCCGGTCGTCGCGATCACGCTCTCGCGCGAGGGTCTCGACGCCGCAGCGCTTGCGCGGGCCGCCGCGGATCTCTCGAGGGAGTGCGCCCTCCCCGTTCTCGACCCGCTGGCGGACGGCGG
- a CDS encoding TlpA family protein disulfide reductase, giving the protein MTGFPQAGERAPEISLPGIPEGCGHLLVVFYKDTCPTCQYTMPFVERIHRELAPRGGRIVAIAQDDAARTKAFAETFGITMPVLVDAPDYAASTAYGLQIVPSVFVVETPAGGGAPVVRRAFAGFSRKLLVEAAGDLAASVGAPPPEVFQPTEHVLDSKPG; this is encoded by the coding sequence ATGACGGGATTCCCGCAGGCCGGAGAGAGGGCGCCCGAGATCTCGCTCCCCGGAATCCCCGAGGGTTGCGGTCACCTGCTCGTCGTCTTCTACAAGGACACCTGCCCGACCTGCCAGTACACGATGCCCTTCGTCGAGCGGATCCACCGCGAGCTGGCCCCGCGCGGCGGGCGGATCGTGGCGATCGCGCAGGACGACGCCGCGCGGACGAAGGCGTTCGCGGAGACGTTCGGGATCACGATGCCCGTCCTGGTCGACGCTCCGGACTACGCCGCCTCCACCGCCTACGGCCTTCAGATCGTCCCGTCGGTGTTCGTCGTCGAGACGCCCGCGGGGGGAGGGGCGCCCGTGGTGCGCCGCGCCTTCGCGGGGTTCAGCCGGAAGCTCCTCGTCGAGGCGGCCGGGGATCTCGCGGCCTCCGTCGGCGCCCCCCCTCCCGAGGTCTTTCAGCCCACGGAGCACGTTCTCGACAGCAAGCCCGGGTGA
- a CDS encoding MarR family transcriptional regulator: MIRRAVRCVLDHYPKIFFACHQRHRRDPKTRRVLSAHQSSILDQLDVVDATCLTDLARHMGVTPGTMSLAVSRLIRQGYVVRARARHDGRRLDLRLSAAGVRMKSAQSVLEPERLHAVLRRLTPAERRAAVHGLALLARAAQEEMHSRSGQRRRSS, from the coding sequence ATGATCCGCCGGGCCGTCCGCTGCGTGCTCGATCACTACCCGAAGATCTTCTTCGCCTGCCACCAGCGCCACCGGCGCGATCCGAAGACGCGGCGCGTCCTCAGCGCGCACCAGTCGAGCATCCTCGATCAACTCGACGTCGTCGACGCCACCTGCCTCACCGACCTCGCGCGGCACATGGGGGTGACGCCCGGCACGATGTCCCTCGCGGTCTCGAGGCTGATCCGCCAGGGTTACGTCGTTCGCGCCCGCGCGCGCCACGACGGGCGGCGGCTCGACCTGCGGCTGTCGGCGGCGGGGGTCCGGATGAAGAGCGCGCAGTCGGTCCTCGAGCCCGAGCGCCTGCACGCCGTCCTCAGGCGCCTGACACCGGCGGAGCGCCGCGCCGCGGTGCACGGGCTCGCCCTCCTCGCGCGCGCCGCGCAGGAGGAGATGCACAGTCGAAGCGGCCAGCGAAGGAGGTCGTCATGA